Proteins encoded in a region of the Oncorhynchus gorbuscha isolate QuinsamMale2020 ecotype Even-year linkage group LG16, OgorEven_v1.0, whole genome shotgun sequence genome:
- the baiap2l2a gene encoding brain-specific angiogenesis inhibitor 1-associated protein 2-like protein 2 isoform X2 translates to MFHRQPVGTMSGQNSDQLHRSTLGIYASLMDQFNPSLQKLVSLGNSYMQAFQALAVTSEAYFSTLAKIGEQAFHTMSSRSIGDVLIQISENQKSLTTELEGIFRWFHTEVLQEMNNNVRLDKDYIAGSRRRYEMEVQSQAISLERQLRRGAHQDEYIHFLRESQREALMEEERRYRFLAEKHCGLTQSIIYLMNKTGAGGSLQQIADGWRDQVNATRRPGSRNPSHLDQDNTSRTREEDRGSQWSGKEEQLLGRVPSRGPSPQNIRSRSSSFGESLGLGGGGGGRPMRALVSHPANSSNPTLLPFSRGEVVSVLVQEPRNGWLYGRAESSSRQGWFPAAYVGTLEEAPRSTGSSSTLRCAHSMDNLLDQSAGSSHGRPPPPPPPPNRQTEMRPITPSMDRRAESHSDNKREERHGGPGPNLFPKGTNPFATVKLKPTSTDDRSAPRLRR, encoded by the exons ATGTTTCATAGGCAGCCAGTGGGAACAATGTCTGGACAAAACAGTGACCAGTTGCATCGCTCTACTTTGGGCATATATGCG AGCCTGATGGATCAGTTCAACCCAAGTCTACAGAAGTTAGTGTCTTTGGGAAACAGCTACATGCAGGCTTTCCAAG ctcttGCTGTGACCAGTGAGGCTTACTTCAGCACCCTTGCTAAGATAGGGGAGCAGGCCTTCCACACCATGTCATCTCGCTCTATTG GAGATGTTCTGATTCAGATTTCAGAGAACCAGAAGAGTCTCACCACTGAACTGGAAGGAATA TTCCGCTGGTTCCACACTGAGGTGCTACAGGAGATGAACAACAATGTCAGACTGGATAAGGACTACATAGCA GGCAGCAGGAGGCGATATGAGATGGAGGTACAGAGCCAGGCCATATCTTTGGAGAGGCAGCTGAGGAGAGGAGCTCACCAG GATGAGTACATTCACTTCCTGAGGGAGAGTCAGCGCGAGGCTCTGATGGAGGAAGAAAGGCGATACCGTTTCCTGGCTGAGAAACACTGTGGTCTCACTCAGTCCATCATCTACCTCATGAACAAG ACAGGGGCAGGGGGAAGCCTACAGCAGATAGCTGATGGATGGAGAGACCAGGTCAACGCCACCAGACGACCTGGATCCCGGAACCCCTCTCACCTGGACCAGGACAACACATCCAGAacgagggaggaggacagggggagccAATGGTCAGGCAAAGAGGAGCAGCTTCTAGGAAGAGTGCCCTCCAGAG GCCCGTCACCCCAGAACATCCGTTCCCGCTCCAGCTCATTTGGCGAGTCCCTAGGtctgggtggaggtggaggagggagacctATGAGAGCTCTGGTATCCCACCCTGCTAACTCCAGCAACCCCACCCTGCTGCCCTTCTCCCGGGGGGAGGTGGTGAGCGTGCTGGTGCAGGAGCCCCGTAATGGCTGGCTCTACGGCCGGGCAGAGAGCAGCTcacg CCAGGGCTGGTTCCCAGCGGCCTATGTGGGGACACTGGAGGAGGCCCCTAGATCAACTGGCTCCAG CTCCACCCTTAGGTGCGCCCACAGTATGGACAACCTGCTGGACCAATCAGCAGGCAGCAGCCACGGTAGACCCCCGCCCCCGCCGCCTCCAcccaatagacagacagagatgcgTCCAATCACACCCAGCATGGATAGAAGGGCGGAGTCTCACTCTGACAATAAG AGAGAAGAGCGTCATGGTGGACCTGGGCCAAACCTCTTTCCAAA GGGCACCAACCCTTTCGCCACTGTCAAGCTGAAGCCCACGTCCACCGATGACAGATCTGCTCCACGGCTCCGTCGGTGA
- the baiap2l2a gene encoding brain-specific angiogenesis inhibitor 1-associated protein 2-like protein 2 isoform X3: MFHRQPVGTMSGQNSDQLHRSTLGIYASLMDQFNPSLQKLVSLGNSYMQAFQALAVTSEAYFSTLAKIGEQAFHTMSSRSIGDVLIQISENQKSLTTELEGIFRWFHTEVLQEMNNNVRLDKDYIAGSRRRYEMEVQSQAISLERQLRRGAHQDEYIHFLRESQREALMEEERRYRFLAEKHCGLTQSIIYLMNKTGAGGSLQQIADGWRDQVNATRRPGSRNPSHLDQDNTSRTREEDRGSQWSGKEEQLLGRVPSRGPSPQNIRSRSSSFGESLGLGGGGGGRPMRALVSHPANSSNPTLLPFSRGEVVSVLVQEPRNGWLYGRAESSSRQGWFPAAYVGTLEEAPRSTGSRCAHSMDNLLDQSAGSSHGRPPPPPPPPNRQTEMRPITPSMDRRAESHSDNKREERHGGPGPNLFPKGTNPFATVKLKPTSTDDRSAPRLRR; encoded by the exons ATGTTTCATAGGCAGCCAGTGGGAACAATGTCTGGACAAAACAGTGACCAGTTGCATCGCTCTACTTTGGGCATATATGCG AGCCTGATGGATCAGTTCAACCCAAGTCTACAGAAGTTAGTGTCTTTGGGAAACAGCTACATGCAGGCTTTCCAAG ctcttGCTGTGACCAGTGAGGCTTACTTCAGCACCCTTGCTAAGATAGGGGAGCAGGCCTTCCACACCATGTCATCTCGCTCTATTG GAGATGTTCTGATTCAGATTTCAGAGAACCAGAAGAGTCTCACCACTGAACTGGAAGGAATA TTCCGCTGGTTCCACACTGAGGTGCTACAGGAGATGAACAACAATGTCAGACTGGATAAGGACTACATAGCA GGCAGCAGGAGGCGATATGAGATGGAGGTACAGAGCCAGGCCATATCTTTGGAGAGGCAGCTGAGGAGAGGAGCTCACCAG GATGAGTACATTCACTTCCTGAGGGAGAGTCAGCGCGAGGCTCTGATGGAGGAAGAAAGGCGATACCGTTTCCTGGCTGAGAAACACTGTGGTCTCACTCAGTCCATCATCTACCTCATGAACAAG ACAGGGGCAGGGGGAAGCCTACAGCAGATAGCTGATGGATGGAGAGACCAGGTCAACGCCACCAGACGACCTGGATCCCGGAACCCCTCTCACCTGGACCAGGACAACACATCCAGAacgagggaggaggacagggggagccAATGGTCAGGCAAAGAGGAGCAGCTTCTAGGAAGAGTGCCCTCCAGAG GCCCGTCACCCCAGAACATCCGTTCCCGCTCCAGCTCATTTGGCGAGTCCCTAGGtctgggtggaggtggaggagggagacctATGAGAGCTCTGGTATCCCACCCTGCTAACTCCAGCAACCCCACCCTGCTGCCCTTCTCCCGGGGGGAGGTGGTGAGCGTGCTGGTGCAGGAGCCCCGTAATGGCTGGCTCTACGGCCGGGCAGAGAGCAGCTcacg CCAGGGCTGGTTCCCAGCGGCCTATGTGGGGACACTGGAGGAGGCCCCTAGATCAACTGGCTCCAG GTGCGCCCACAGTATGGACAACCTGCTGGACCAATCAGCAGGCAGCAGCCACGGTAGACCCCCGCCCCCGCCGCCTCCAcccaatagacagacagagatgcgTCCAATCACACCCAGCATGGATAGAAGGGCGGAGTCTCACTCTGACAATAAG AGAGAAGAGCGTCATGGTGGACCTGGGCCAAACCTCTTTCCAAA GGGCACCAACCCTTTCGCCACTGTCAAGCTGAAGCCCACGTCCACCGATGACAGATCTGCTCCACGGCTCCGTCGGTGA
- the LOC123999211 gene encoding parvalbumin-7-like produces the protein MAMNSILNAADIKKALDAFAAADSFDHKKFFEMVGLKAKSAEDVKKAFLVLDADASGFIEEEELKFVLKGFASDGRDLTDKETKAFLNEADKDGDGMIGIDEFVALVHE, from the exons ATggcgatgaacagcattctcaacgCTGCCGATATCAAGAAAGCCCTAGACGCATTCGCAG CGGCTGACTCGTTTGACCACAAGAAGTTCTTTGAGATGGTGGGTCTGAAGGCCAAGTCAGCTGAGGATGTGAAGAAAGCCTTCCTGGTGCTGGACGCTGATGCCAGCGGGttcatagaggaggaggagctcaa GTTCGTACTGAAGGGATTTGCCTCAGATGGCAGGGACCTGACCGACAAAGAAACCAAAGCGTTCTTAAACGAAGCCGACAAGGACGGAGACGGCATGATCGGCATCGACG AGTTCGTTGCCCTGGTGCACGAGTAA
- the baiap2l2a gene encoding brain-specific angiogenesis inhibitor 1-associated protein 2-like protein 2 isoform X1 yields MFHRQPVGTMSGQNSDQLHRSTLGIYASLMDQFNPSLQKLVSLGNSYMQAFQALAVTSEAYFSTLAKIGEQAFHTMSSRSIGDVLIQISENQKSLTTELEGIFRWFHTEVLQEMNNNVRLDKDYIAGSRRRYEMEVQSQAISLERQLRRGAHQDEYIHFLRESQREALMEEERRYRFLAEKHCGLTQSIIYLMNKTGAGGSLQQIADGWRDQVNATRRPGSRNPSHLDQDNTSRTREEDRGSQWSGKEEQLLGRVPSRGPSPQNIRSRSSSFGESLGLGGGGGGRPMRALVSHPANSSNPTLLPFSRGEVVSVLVQEPRNGWLYGRAESSSRQGWFPAAYVGTLEEAPRSTGSSSSTLRCAHSMDNLLDQSAGSSHGRPPPPPPPPNRQTEMRPITPSMDRRAESHSDNKREERHGGPGPNLFPKGTNPFATVKLKPTSTDDRSAPRLRR; encoded by the exons ATGTTTCATAGGCAGCCAGTGGGAACAATGTCTGGACAAAACAGTGACCAGTTGCATCGCTCTACTTTGGGCATATATGCG AGCCTGATGGATCAGTTCAACCCAAGTCTACAGAAGTTAGTGTCTTTGGGAAACAGCTACATGCAGGCTTTCCAAG ctcttGCTGTGACCAGTGAGGCTTACTTCAGCACCCTTGCTAAGATAGGGGAGCAGGCCTTCCACACCATGTCATCTCGCTCTATTG GAGATGTTCTGATTCAGATTTCAGAGAACCAGAAGAGTCTCACCACTGAACTGGAAGGAATA TTCCGCTGGTTCCACACTGAGGTGCTACAGGAGATGAACAACAATGTCAGACTGGATAAGGACTACATAGCA GGCAGCAGGAGGCGATATGAGATGGAGGTACAGAGCCAGGCCATATCTTTGGAGAGGCAGCTGAGGAGAGGAGCTCACCAG GATGAGTACATTCACTTCCTGAGGGAGAGTCAGCGCGAGGCTCTGATGGAGGAAGAAAGGCGATACCGTTTCCTGGCTGAGAAACACTGTGGTCTCACTCAGTCCATCATCTACCTCATGAACAAG ACAGGGGCAGGGGGAAGCCTACAGCAGATAGCTGATGGATGGAGAGACCAGGTCAACGCCACCAGACGACCTGGATCCCGGAACCCCTCTCACCTGGACCAGGACAACACATCCAGAacgagggaggaggacagggggagccAATGGTCAGGCAAAGAGGAGCAGCTTCTAGGAAGAGTGCCCTCCAGAG GCCCGTCACCCCAGAACATCCGTTCCCGCTCCAGCTCATTTGGCGAGTCCCTAGGtctgggtggaggtggaggagggagacctATGAGAGCTCTGGTATCCCACCCTGCTAACTCCAGCAACCCCACCCTGCTGCCCTTCTCCCGGGGGGAGGTGGTGAGCGTGCTGGTGCAGGAGCCCCGTAATGGCTGGCTCTACGGCCGGGCAGAGAGCAGCTcacg CCAGGGCTGGTTCCCAGCGGCCTATGTGGGGACACTGGAGGAGGCCCCTAGATCAACTGGCTCCAG TAGCTCCACCCTTAGGTGCGCCCACAGTATGGACAACCTGCTGGACCAATCAGCAGGCAGCAGCCACGGTAGACCCCCGCCCCCGCCGCCTCCAcccaatagacagacagagatgcgTCCAATCACACCCAGCATGGATAGAAGGGCGGAGTCTCACTCTGACAATAAG AGAGAAGAGCGTCATGGTGGACCTGGGCCAAACCTCTTTCCAAA GGGCACCAACCCTTTCGCCACTGTCAAGCTGAAGCCCACGTCCACCGATGACAGATCTGCTCCACGGCTCCGTCGGTGA